A region of uncultured Desulfobacter sp. DNA encodes the following proteins:
- the hflC gene encoding protease modulator HflC — MEDANSNAGRVNAVFFVVAVVAALVLYNSAYVIDETEQVVITQFGRIVGDAKKIPGLKFKIPFIQKVNYFPKNLLEWDGDPGQIPTKDKTYIWVDTFARWRISDPIVYFQTVKDEFSALKRLDDIIDPAMRDLISAYPLVESVRNTDRPMDTFDIIQGQEVKDGEEIPKRLVRYRVDLGRAEIARQIEKQAREKLAEFGIQVVDVKVKRINYIDSVRNSVYDRMIAERNQIAEKFRAEGMGEASNIRGEKERELQVIKSQAYKQAQEIKGKADAQATRIYAAAYGKDPDFYGFVKTMELYKKTLDMHSTVILSTDSELMKYFKASSN, encoded by the coding sequence ATGGAAGATGCAAATAGCAACGCGGGAAGGGTAAATGCCGTTTTTTTTGTGGTCGCTGTTGTTGCGGCTTTGGTCTTATATAATTCTGCCTACGTGATAGATGAGACCGAACAGGTGGTTATCACGCAGTTCGGACGTATTGTGGGTGATGCCAAGAAAATACCGGGGTTAAAGTTTAAAATACCGTTTATTCAGAAGGTGAACTATTTTCCCAAAAATCTGCTGGAATGGGATGGGGATCCGGGACAGATTCCCACAAAGGATAAAACATATATCTGGGTGGATACTTTTGCCAGGTGGCGGATCAGTGATCCTATTGTCTATTTCCAGACCGTGAAAGATGAATTTTCCGCTTTGAAAAGGCTGGATGACATTATTGATCCGGCCATGCGTGATTTGATCTCCGCATACCCGCTTGTGGAAAGCGTAAGGAACACAGACCGTCCCATGGATACCTTTGATATCATCCAGGGGCAGGAAGTCAAGGACGGCGAAGAAATACCCAAACGACTGGTGCGCTACCGTGTGGATTTGGGTCGTGCCGAAATTGCCAGGCAAATAGAAAAACAGGCCCGGGAAAAACTGGCGGAGTTCGGCATTCAGGTCGTGGATGTTAAGGTTAAACGAATTAATTATATCGACAGTGTCCGCAATTCTGTATATGACCGGATGATTGCTGAAAGAAATCAGATTGCAGAAAAATTCAGGGCAGAAGGTATGGGTGAGGCCAGCAATATCAGAGGAGAAAAAGAGCGGGAGCTTCAGGTGATCAAGTCCCAGGCGTATAAGCAGGCCCAGGAAATCAAAGGTAAAGCCGATGCCCAGGCCACTCGGATTTATGCCGCGGCCTATGGCAAGGATCCCGATTTTTATGGATTTGTGAAAACCATGGAGCTGTACAAGAAGACGCTGGATATGCACAGTACCGTTATATTGTCAACGGATTCCGAGTTGATGAAATATTTTAAGGCGAGTTCAAATTAA
- a CDS encoding AURKAIP1/COX24 domain-containing protein — translation MGSVIKKRRKKMRKHKHRKLLAKTRHQRKKK, via the coding sequence TTGGGCAGCGTTATTAAAAAGAGAAGAAAAAAAATGCGCAAGCATAAACATAGAAAGCTCCTTGCCAAAACCAGGCATCAAAGAAAGAAAAAATAG
- a CDS encoding FmdB family zinc ribbon protein, giving the protein MPVYEYQCSGCGHIEEVFQKISESPLEVCPRCSGKLKKIISQSAFHLKGSGWYVTDYGGTKSGSASKEPSSEKSEKPATKTDS; this is encoded by the coding sequence ATGCCGGTTTACGAGTACCAATGCAGCGGGTGCGGACATATCGAAGAGGTTTTTCAAAAAATTTCAGAGTCCCCCCTGGAAGTTTGTCCCAGGTGCAGTGGTAAACTAAAAAAGATTATTTCCCAAAGCGCCTTTCATCTTAAAGGATCCGGATGGTATGTGACGGATTATGGGGGAACCAAATCAGGTTCTGCGTCCAAGGAACCATCATCCGAAAAATCAGAAAAGCCAGCAACGAAAACAGATTCCTGA
- the groES gene encoding co-chaperone GroES, with product MSFRPLSDRILVERVEENEKTKGGIIIPDTAKEKPAEGKVIATGNGRMGEDGKLLPMDVKVGDRVLFSKYGGTEVKIDGIDYLIMRQDDVLGIVD from the coding sequence ATGAGTTTCAGACCATTGAGCGACAGAATTCTTGTTGAACGTGTTGAAGAAAATGAAAAAACCAAGGGCGGCATCATTATTCCGGATACGGCAAAGGAAAAACCTGCCGAAGGTAAAGTGATTGCAACAGGTAACGGACGCATGGGTGAAGATGGAAAACTGCTTCCCATGGATGTGAAAGTTGGTGATCGTGTATTGTTCAGTAAATATGGCGGGACTGAAGTTAAAATTGACGGCATTGATTACCTGATCATGCGCCAGGACGATGTTCTGGGTATTGTTGATTAA
- the groL gene encoding chaperonin GroEL (60 kDa chaperone family; promotes refolding of misfolded polypeptides especially under stressful conditions; forms two stacked rings of heptamers to form a barrel-shaped 14mer; ends can be capped by GroES; misfolded proteins enter the barrel where they are refolded when GroES binds): MAKEIKYDAKAREAMLKGVQALADAVTVTLGPKGRNVVIEKSWGSPNVTKDGVTVAKEIDLEDKFENMGAQMVKEVSSKTSDMAGDGTTTATVLARAIYEEGQRLVVAGNNPMGIKRGIDKAVALVVENLEKLAKPTKDQNEIAQVGTISANNDETIGNIIAEAMDKVGKEGVITVEEAKSMDTTLDVVEGMQFDRGYLSPYFATDTEKMVAQLDGPFVLICDKKVSSMKDLLPVLEDIAKTGKPLVIIAEDVEGEALATLVVNKLRGTLNVAAVKAPGFGDRRKAMLEDIGILTGGQVVSEEIGIKLENITLQDLGQAKSITIDKDNTTIVDGAGSREALEGRVKQIRAQIDETSSDYDREKLQERLAKLVGGVAVINVGAATETEMKEKKARVEDALNATRAAVEEGIVPGGGVALVRCIPALETLNVEGEEKLGVNVIAKAIEWPLRKIADNAGVEGSVVINKVKEGQGAFGYNARTDVYEDLIEAGVIDPKKVVRFALQNAASVASVMLTTEAMIAEKPDEKSGGGMGGGMPGGMGGGMPGMM; this comes from the coding sequence ATGGCTAAAGAAATTAAATACGATGCCAAAGCACGTGAAGCTATGCTCAAAGGTGTCCAGGCCCTTGCCGATGCAGTAACGGTTACCCTTGGTCCCAAAGGAAGAAACGTTGTTATTGAAAAGTCCTGGGGATCTCCCAATGTAACCAAAGACGGTGTAACCGTTGCCAAAGAGATTGATCTTGAAGATAAGTTTGAAAACATGGGTGCCCAGATGGTGAAAGAGGTCTCCTCAAAAACATCTGATATGGCTGGTGACGGTACCACCACCGCCACGGTTCTTGCCCGGGCAATTTATGAAGAAGGACAACGTCTGGTAGTTGCCGGCAACAACCCCATGGGAATCAAAAGAGGTATTGACAAAGCTGTTGCCCTCGTCGTTGAAAACCTTGAAAAACTTGCCAAACCCACCAAAGACCAAAATGAAATCGCCCAGGTCGGCACAATTTCCGCCAACAACGATGAAACCATTGGTAATATCATCGCAGAAGCGATGGATAAAGTAGGTAAAGAAGGCGTTATCACCGTTGAAGAAGCCAAATCCATGGATACCACCCTTGATGTTGTTGAAGGTATGCAGTTTGACCGCGGTTATCTTTCTCCCTATTTTGCAACCGATACCGAAAAAATGGTTGCCCAGCTGGACGGTCCGTTTGTCCTGATCTGCGACAAAAAAGTCTCCTCCATGAAAGATCTGCTTCCTGTACTGGAAGACATTGCAAAAACTGGTAAGCCCCTTGTCATCATTGCAGAAGATGTGGAAGGGGAAGCTTTGGCCACGCTGGTTGTCAACAAACTTCGCGGAACCCTGAATGTGGCGGCTGTTAAAGCCCCCGGTTTTGGTGACAGAAGAAAAGCCATGCTGGAAGATATCGGGATACTTACCGGTGGTCAGGTTGTCTCCGAGGAGATCGGTATCAAACTTGAGAATATCACTCTCCAGGATCTTGGTCAGGCCAAGAGCATTACCATTGACAAAGACAATACAACAATTGTTGACGGTGCCGGTTCCAGAGAAGCACTTGAAGGGCGTGTAAAACAGATTCGTGCCCAGATTGATGAAACATCTTCTGACTATGACCGCGAAAAACTCCAGGAACGTCTGGCCAAACTGGTTGGCGGTGTGGCTGTAATCAATGTGGGAGCTGCCACGGAAACCGAAATGAAGGAAAAGAAAGCCCGCGTTGAAGACGCCTTGAATGCAACACGTGCAGCCGTTGAAGAGGGTATTGTCCCCGGTGGCGGTGTGGCCTTGGTCAGATGCATTCCTGCCCTTGAGACACTCAATGTTGAAGGTGAAGAAAAACTTGGTGTCAATGTCATTGCCAAGGCCATTGAGTGGCCCCTGCGCAAAATTGCAGACAACGCCGGTGTTGAAGGTTCCGTTGTTATCAATAAGGTTAAAGAAGGCCAGGGCGCATTTGGTTATAATGCCAGAACCGATGTGTACGAAGATCTTATTGAAGCAGGTGTTATTGACCCTAAAAAAGTGGTTCGTTTTGCCCTGCAGAATGCAGCTTCTGTTGCATCTGTTATGCTCACCACCGAAGCCATGATTGCTGAAAAACCTGATGAAAAATCAGGTGGCGGAATGGGCGGCGGAATGCCCGGTGGCATGGGCGGCGGAATGCCCGGTATGATGTAA
- the tolQ gene encoding protein TolQ has protein sequence MTTESVGLLYMLTNAGPVVKLIMLLLLFFSIISWSIIFIKFRYVRRAFRDSADFTEVFWQCRTLTDAFSKAKALRSSPLARIFIAAYMEAARTENKENLAAWKNAGSTLQTMGSVKRTLNRAINVENRRLTQLVSFLATAGNTAPFIGLFGTVWGIMSTFQGIGLSGSASLAVVAPGISEALIATAAGLAVAIPSVIAYNYFNDRIRVLNSELQSFSSDLLNIIERDVLKKLEA, from the coding sequence ATGACCACTGAATCAGTCGGCCTGTTATACATGCTCACCAACGCCGGGCCAGTTGTGAAATTAATCATGCTGCTGCTCCTTTTTTTTTCTATCATCTCCTGGTCTATCATATTTATAAAATTTCGGTATGTCAGAAGGGCATTCAGGGATTCAGCTGATTTCACTGAGGTGTTCTGGCAATGTCGGACTCTGACAGATGCTTTCTCCAAGGCCAAGGCGCTTCGTTCAAGTCCTTTGGCGCGTATCTTTATTGCCGCTTACATGGAGGCTGCAAGAACTGAGAATAAGGAAAATCTTGCTGCATGGAAAAATGCCGGGTCAACGCTTCAGACCATGGGAAGCGTCAAACGCACACTGAACCGGGCCATTAATGTGGAGAATCGGCGTTTGACCCAGCTTGTATCCTTTCTTGCCACGGCCGGTAATACAGCGCCATTTATCGGTCTGTTCGGTACGGTATGGGGCATCATGAGCACCTTCCAGGGAATAGGATTGTCAGGGTCTGCAAGTCTTGCCGTTGTGGCACCCGGTATTTCCGAGGCTCTAATCGCCACTGCCGCCGGTCTTGCCGTGGCAATTCCATCGGTCATTGCATATAATTATTTCAATGACCGCATACGGGTGCTGAATTCAGAGCTACAAAGTTTCTCCTCAGATTTATTAAATATTATTGAACGGGATGTTCTTAAAAAGCTGGAGGCCTAA
- the tolR gene encoding protein TolR, with amino-acid sequence MQLGSGNDPLMSEINVTPFVDVMLVLLIIFMVTAPMMVQGVDVDLPTATSQSLPTDEQNLIISIDADMKVYINEQEVSAAFLEEKLKAIMENLEKKNVYLKADKKVPYGVVVNVMSQIKKAGVKSLGMITLPEDKKQAG; translated from the coding sequence ATGCAGCTTGGATCAGGAAATGACCCCTTGATGTCTGAAATCAATGTGACACCGTTTGTGGATGTTATGTTGGTTTTGCTGATAATTTTTATGGTCACGGCCCCCATGATGGTTCAGGGGGTGGATGTTGATCTGCCCACAGCGACCTCCCAGTCATTGCCTACGGATGAGCAGAATCTGATTATCTCCATTGATGCGGACATGAAGGTCTATATCAATGAGCAGGAGGTCAGTGCTGCGTTCCTGGAAGAAAAACTCAAAGCGATCATGGAAAATTTGGAGAAGAAAAATGTTTACCTCAAGGCTGATAAAAAAGTGCCTTATGGGGTGGTGGTCAATGTCATGTCTCAGATTAAAAAAGCCGGTGTTAAAAGTCTGGGTATGATCACCTTGCCTGAAGATAAAAAACAGGCGGGTTAA